Within Sorangiineae bacterium MSr11367, the genomic segment TACGCAGACTTCTGGTGAAGCTCCGCCACGAGCGCCGGACCGTTGTCCTCCAACATGTCCAGGATGGTACTCGCCGCTGCCACGACGGGGACGGGCAGGGCTGCGCTGAAGAGGAACGAGCGGGCGTAGTGCTTGATGTGTTCCACCACTTCCGTGGTGCCCAACAGAATGCCGCCGATGCCGCCGAACGTCTTCGAGAAGGTCGAGATGACCACGGGCACTTTGCCCATGAGGCCTTGCTCCTCGAGGATGCCCGTTCCGCGCGTGCCCAACGTGCCAGTGCCGTGTGCATCGTCGACGATGATCGGCGCGTCGTACTTCGCGCAGATCTCCACGAACTCTTTGATGTGCGCGCGGTCGCCGTCGAGTGAATAGACACCTTCGACGATGACCAGCGCATTCTTGCGCTCGCGCGTCTTGAGAATACGCTCCAAGCTTTTCGCGGAGTTGTGATTGAAAAAGCGAATCTCCGGGCTGCGCCCCGGCACGCCCGCCGCGAGGAAGCTCCCGTCGAGGATGCACGCGTGGGAGAAGCTATCGAGGACCAGCGTGGTGTCCTTGTCGGCGAGCGACACGATGGTGCCGAGCATCGCCTGGTAGCCCGTGGTGAAGAGGAGGCACTCTTCGAATCCGAACCACTTCGCGAGGCGCTTCTCCAGCGCCACGTGCTCCACCGTGGTGGCTTGCACGCGCGAGCTCGAGAGCCCGCAGGCGTAGCGCTCCACCGCTTTGAGCGAAGCTTCTTTCACCTTCGGGTGGTTCGTCAGCCCGAGGTAATCGTTCGAGCTGAAATTGACGACGGGCCTTCCGCCGATGGTCGTGCGAAGACCGCCGGTCTCGAATTCCTTGTAATAGGGGTAAACTTGTTCTTCCCGCGCCTGACGTGTCTGCGCGAGGCCCGCATGCGCCTTTTCGTCTATCCAGCTCACAGGCCGGTAATTGCCACGGTTTTCTGGCTTTCGCCAGCATCAACAGCAGCGTAAGGGCCTACTCTAGCTGCGCACGGAATCACGCGGTGCGCGCATCACCACCGCGGACGCATTGCCGTAGTATCCAATCGACGTCACCAGCACGTGCCGTACGTCGCTCGGGGCGCGGCCCGCCACGATGGGGGAGGGGGTCGCGCCGTCGAACCAGGCGAGCGCGGCGGCCATGCCCATGGCGCCACCCGCGCCCAACGTTTCTCCGAGAACCGACTTGGGGGCGGCGATGGGAACGTCGCCCATCACGCGCGAGATGGCCGCCGTTTCGGCCTCGTCGTGGGACTTGATGCCCGAGACGCTGCTGGCCACCACGCTGATGTCCCCGGGCTCCACGCCCGCGTCGGCGATGGCCATGCGGATGGCGCTCTCCATGGCTTCCGTCGAAGCGAAGATGAGCTCCTCGCCCTCGGGACCGTGGAACGAGGTGCCGTAGCCAATGACCTCGGCGCGAATGTTGGCTTTGCGTGCGCGGGCGTGCTCGAGCGGCTCCAGCACGAGGAGCGCGGCGCCTTCACCGAGGCGCGGGCCCTTGCCCACCACCCCGAGCCTGCGAAACGCGAGATACAGCGCCTCGCTCATGGCCTCGGCGCCGCCCACGAGCAAGGCATCGGCGCGGCGGGTCTCCAGGTAAATGTCTGCGCACGCCACTGCGTCGAGCGCACCGCAGTTGCCGTCGGAGACCGACACGTTGAGCGCGCGCAGATCCTCCCAGATGCTCACGTAGCCGCTGGCGCTGTTGCTCACCGTGTTGGGGAACTTGGCCGGATTGATGTACCGCGCATCTTCGAGCTGGGCGACGCGATCGAGCTCGGTGATCGCCTCGAGGCTGCCGTACGCGTTCGAGCAGCAGATGCCCACGCGCTCCGGCGACGATTGCACGTACACACCGTCGCGTTTGAACCCGCCGTCGTGCATGGCCAACCGACCCGCGACCACGAGCAGCTTCGTCAACCGGTCGAGCGTGCGCAGACCTTTGTCGCCGAGGTACTTCGTTGGGTCGAAGCTTGGCACCTCGGAGACGGTGTCTTGTGCATTGGGGTAGTTCGCCGCGTCGAACGACTCGATGGGGTGGCGCGGGGCACTGGCCAGCGGCGCACCCTCGGACAGCGCGCGAAAGAAGGTGTCTTTGCCGACACCGACCGCGGAAACGACCCCGAGTCCGGTAACTGCGCGCGGCTTCAACGTCTTACCTTCTTTTCTTTCGTTTACGACGCGGCCGCGAGGGTTTCTTCCTCGCGCGGATCGCAGATCGGCGGCTCGGGCAGGACCCCGGGGCGCGCGAAGCACGTGACGGCGTTGTAGCCACCGAAGGCGAGCGAGTTGTTCAGGATGACCTTGGAACGCCCTTCGCGGGCGACGTTGGCCACGAGCTCCACGTTGCACTCGGGATCCGGCGTCTCGTAGCCAAGCGTTGGCGGGTAGATGCCCGTCTCGAGGGTCATCACGCAGGCGATGGCCTCGAGCGCGCTCGCCGCGCCCATGCAGTGGCCGATCATGCTCTTGACGCTGGAGATGGGCACACGCCGATCGCCGAACACGTCGTTCATCACCTTGGCTTCCGCGGTGTCGTTGGCGCGGGTGCCCGTGCCGTGGGCATTCACGAAGTCGATATCGTCCGGCGTGAGGCCCGTACGAGCGATCGCTTGGCGCATGGCCACGATGCTGCCCGCCGCCTCGGGATGGGGCCGCGTGATGTGGTAGGCGTCGCACGAGAGGCCGTAACCGCCGACCTCCGCGAGAGCATGCGCCCCGCGGCGAACCGCGTGGGCCTCCGACTCGAGCACCAGCACGCCGGCGCCCTCGCCCAAGATGAGCCCCTGACGATTCAAATCGAATGGCTGGCAACGATTCTGCGCCATGGCCGCGAGCCGCACGAATCCGCTGTACTGCAGCTCTTGAAGGATTTCCGCCGCGCCGCTGATGACCACGTCCGCTCGGCCCGCGCGAATCAAATCCGCTGCAAAGCCAATCGCGTAATTGCCTGCCGCGCACGCGGCCGGCAAGGTGAGCACCATTCCCTGGGCCCCAATGGCCCGCGCCACGTGAATCGGCAACAGCGTCGACCCGTACTTCGGCAGGAGCGCGCGCTTGACGGCCTGGGGGCCTCGGTGAATCCAGCGATGGTCGAGATCTGCGATGATGCTGGCCTCACCCATCGTCGTCCCGAGAACGACGGCGGTCCGGCCGCCTTTGAGGTGCGTCGCGCCGATGTTCGAATCGGAGATGGCCATGCGGGCGGCGGCGAGGGTCATCGCCGAGCAACGGCCCGTGCGCCGCAGCTCCGCCTGCGTGAGGTGGTCTTTGGCGCGGAATTGTTTCACTTCGCCGGCGTACGTGCGGCCGAGTCCGCTGGCGTCGAAGGATTCAACCGGCGAAATCCCGCTCCGCCCCGTTCCGAGCGAGCGGAAAAACTCGTCCTTGCCAAGGCCGATCGAGCTAACGACGCCGACGCCGGTGATGAAAACCCGTGGGACACCTCCAGCGTTCACCCGCTGCGGGTCGACATGGGGTAGGTTCGAGGGTCGGTTCGTCACGCGCAGCTTATAGCTCCCGGTCCGCGACATGAGCAATCTCTGGACCTGAAAAAATGACGCGTACAACGCTACGCGTGCGCAGGTATTTTCGCTCGGCGGCTCGCTTGCATGCTGGCCAGTCTCGCAGTAAGTGCGGCGCTGAATCCCTCGGCGTCGAACTTGCCGATGGCGACCAGGACTGTCGAATGCAAAGCCCCATAGCTCAAAACCCGTTTTCGTCGTACCGCCCGCGTTTCGTTGCCCCCACGCTCGTGGAAGCAGTTCGTTCGCTAGGCAATGATGACAAGCGCGGTTTTGTGTTCGTGCGACCCGACGGACAAGAGCGTCTGTGCTCCTTTTCAGAAATCAACGCCGAAGCAACGCGCCGCGCCGCGCATTTGCTGTCGCGAGGGCTGAATAAGGGCGACCGCGTCGCGCTCGTCATTCCGGAGAGCGACGAGTTCGTTCTCTCGTTTTTGGGCGCCATTTACGCGGGTCTCGTGCCCGTGCCGATGTACCCGCAATTGTCCTTCAAGAACGTCGAGAGCTATCACGACACGGTCGCGCATATCACGCGTGCGTCGGGCGCTTCGCTGTTGCTCACCACGACGAACACCCGTCCGTTCGTCGAGCCGGTCAAGGACAAGGTCGAGGGACTGCAGAGCATCCTCTCGGTGTCCGAATTGGACGGTCCGGCCCCTGGCGCGATCGACCATGTGAAAATTTCGCCCACTGATCCCTGTTTCTTCCAGTTCACATCTGGGAGCACCTCGCGGCCCAAGGGCGTGGTCGTCACCCACGGAAATCTCGCGGCCAACAGCGAGGCCATCATGATCCACGGCCTGGCGAAGGATTCGTCGGTCGACAAGGGCGTGAGCTGGCTGCCGCTGTTCCACGATATGGGGCTCATCGGCTTCGTCATCGCCCCGCTCTTCACGGACATCCCGGTCGTCTTTTTGCCGACGGCGAGTTTCGTTCGCGCCCCCCGCGTATGGCTCGACACCATCCATAGGCACCGCGGCACCATCACGTATGCGCCGAACTTTGCTTATGCCTTGGTGGCCAAACGTCTAAAGGACAAAGACGTGCAGGGCCTCGACCTTTCGTGCATCAAAATCGCCGGCAGCGGTTCCGAACCGATTCAGTCCAAAACGCTTCACGACTTCGCCGAGAAGCTGAAGCCCGCCAAGTTCGATCCGCGCGCCTTCTTGCCGTCCTACGGCATGGCAGAAGCCACCCTCGCGGTCACCTTCGTCAAGCACATGACCGGCATGCGCACCGACACGGTGGATTCGCGCGCTCTCCAACAGGGCAAAGCGACGCCCCTTTCTCAAAATGGCAAGAATGGCGACAGCACTGGCCATCAGGAGCTCGTGTGCTGCGGTCATGCCTTCCCCGATCACGAGATTGCCATCGTGGACGAGCACGGGAAACGTCTCGCCGATCGCGAAGTGGGCGAGATCATTGCGCGCGGACCGAGCATCACGCCCGGTTACTACCAAGAGCCGGAACTCACCGCGCAGTCGTGGAAGCAGCACGACGGCGAGACGTGGCTGCACACGGGCGACCTCGGATACATGATCGACGGCGAGGTCTATATCTGCGGTCGTATCAAGGACATCATCATCATTCGGGGCCGCAACTACTACCCGCAGGACATCGAGTGGGCAGTGAGCGAGCTCCCGGGCATTCGCCGCGGAAACGTGGTGGCGTTCAGTGTCGATGTGGATGGCGAAGAGCAGTTGGTGATCTGCGCGGAAGCCTTCCAGAGCGACGCAGCAGGACTGTTGGAACAAATCACTTCCACGGTCGCAGGCCAAATTGGCCTTTCCGTTCACAAGGTCGAAATCGTCCCGCAAGGGATGCTGCCCCGCACATCGAGCGGAAAGCCGCAACGTCGCAAGACGAAGCAGATGTTCCTCGAAGGGACACTGCCGAAGGCCGGGCGGGCGAATGCGGCCAACCCCTCCGAATCGCATGGCGGGGAAGGTGCGCAGGATGGTCCTCAATAGGGCCGGCGTGGCGGCGCATAGCCGTTTACGCAGAGGGCAAAAAGACTACGCATGCCAATAGCTTGTCCTTTCGCATCAAAAGACAGCTAAAACGTTCATCCACCAAACGGCCGCATCGCGTGGCGCGCGAGGCCGGAGTTATCGGAGAAGGAAAACAGACATGGCGTCAAGTCGGGCAGAGCTCCTGGAGTTGTTCTCAAAGACCGCGACCGAGATCGTGGAAAAGGAGTTCTCCAACATTTCGGAGACCACGGTCATCAGCGAGCTCGGGATCGACTCCCTGGGAATGCTCGAGATCGTTGGCTCGATGGAGCGGCAGCTCAAGATTCAGCTTCCGGACGAGTCTCTCGCCGGAATCCAAACGGTCAAAGATTTGATCGAGCTCGTGGAACGAAAGCGGCAAGGCGTTTGAGCCTGCCACGTCTCAAGGTGAGCGCTTTCGAAGCCCGTGGGCTTCATGTTCACGAAGTCGGCACGACGTCATGAACGTGGAGATGGCAGACGGGTACTTATGGGCGGAGATGCACTAGGGAGCAGGGTGACGTGAAAGATCCGACCAAACATCACGAGCGACAAGAACGCCTTTACCGCATGTACAAGGAGTTCTTCGACAAGGCGGAGCAAGAGCGCCGGTGGAATCCCCTCCGTGACGTTCCGTACGATCGCATCAGCGACAACACGCCCGAATCGCTCATCACGGTGGCAGAGACCTTCTGCGCCGTCGAAAGCTTTTTGCCCGACTACGTTTCGCAAGGGCTGAACGTGGTCCGTCCGTACTTCGGTCAAGCCTGGT encodes:
- a CDS encoding aminotransferase class I/II-fold pyridoxal phosphate-dependent enzyme, producing the protein MSWIDEKAHAGLAQTRQAREEQVYPYYKEFETGGLRTTIGGRPVVNFSSNDYLGLTNHPKVKEASLKAVERYACGLSSSRVQATTVEHVALEKRLAKWFGFEECLLFTTGYQAMLGTIVSLADKDTTLVLDSFSHACILDGSFLAAGVPGRSPEIRFFNHNSAKSLERILKTRERKNALVIVEGVYSLDGDRAHIKEFVEICAKYDAPIIVDDAHGTGTLGTRGTGILEEQGLMGKVPVVISTFSKTFGGIGGILLGTTEVVEHIKHYARSFLFSAALPVPVVAAASTILDMLEDNGPALVAELHQKSAYMRGKLTGAGFDLGLSNTHIMPVMCRDDRKALFMHMALLENGIFMVPVVYPGVKHGEQRLRLNVTRGHTQEDMDTALEFLKSYGEAFFVLSGEDLGPMEPPAT
- a CDS encoding acyl carrier protein; the encoded protein is MASSRAELLELFSKTATEIVEKEFSNISETTVISELGIDSLGMLEIVGSMERQLKIQLPDESLAGIQTVKDLIELVERKRQGV
- a CDS encoding fatty acyl-AMP ligase, yielding MRPDGQERLCSFSEINAEATRRAAHLLSRGLNKGDRVALVIPESDEFVLSFLGAIYAGLVPVPMYPQLSFKNVESYHDTVAHITRASGASLLLTTTNTRPFVEPVKDKVEGLQSILSVSELDGPAPGAIDHVKISPTDPCFFQFTSGSTSRPKGVVVTHGNLAANSEAIMIHGLAKDSSVDKGVSWLPLFHDMGLIGFVIAPLFTDIPVVFLPTASFVRAPRVWLDTIHRHRGTITYAPNFAYALVAKRLKDKDVQGLDLSCIKIAGSGSEPIQSKTLHDFAEKLKPAKFDPRAFLPSYGMAEATLAVTFVKHMTGMRTDTVDSRALQQGKATPLSQNGKNGDSTGHQELVCCGHAFPDHEIAIVDEHGKRLADREVGEIIARGPSITPGYYQEPELTAQSWKQHDGETWLHTGDLGYMIDGEVYICGRIKDIIIIRGRNYYPQDIEWAVSELPGIRRGNVVAFSVDVDGEEQLVICAEAFQSDAAGLLEQITSTVAGQIGLSVHKVEIVPQGMLPRTSSGKPQRRKTKQMFLEGTLPKAGRANAANPSESHGGEGAQDGPQ
- a CDS encoding beta-ketoacyl-[acyl-carrier-protein] synthase family protein — encoded protein: MTNRPSNLPHVDPQRVNAGGVPRVFITGVGVVSSIGLGKDEFFRSLGTGRSGISPVESFDASGLGRTYAGEVKQFRAKDHLTQAELRRTGRCSAMTLAAARMAISDSNIGATHLKGGRTAVVLGTTMGEASIIADLDHRWIHRGPQAVKRALLPKYGSTLLPIHVARAIGAQGMVLTLPAACAAGNYAIGFAADLIRAGRADVVISGAAEILQELQYSGFVRLAAMAQNRCQPFDLNRQGLILGEGAGVLVLESEAHAVRRGAHALAEVGGYGLSCDAYHITRPHPEAAGSIVAMRQAIARTGLTPDDIDFVNAHGTGTRANDTAEAKVMNDVFGDRRVPISSVKSMIGHCMGAASALEAIACVMTLETGIYPPTLGYETPDPECNVELVANVAREGRSKVILNNSLAFGGYNAVTCFARPGVLPEPPICDPREEETLAAAS